In one Granulicella cerasi genomic region, the following are encoded:
- a CDS encoding efflux RND transporter periplasmic adaptor subunit — translation MAAQESKSSRLWIWIVLLVVVIAAAVYFSRGREVTPIRTATAERQNLLSTISTNGKVEPMEDFQAHAPGPVLVEKLMVSLGQHVAANQELMRLDTADVQSKVAQAQASVAQSENSLQNLQKGGSQEELLSSSSDLKTAQQQAASAQASLNTMQSLQAKGSVSPAEVASARQRLNDANTRVAVLQSRSTSRYSSSDISSQKAQVTQSRAALAAAQKAYSDFDIRAPFSGTVYSLPVSQYDFVQAGEALLDVADLSRLQVRAYFDEPEIGKLAVGQTVKIVWDAKLNRVWHGHISQAPTTVITYGTRNVGECLITVDDPSDDLLPNTNVTVTVTTSERKDVLSVPREALHTEGTTNYVFRILNNRLVRTNVQVGVVNLTRVEITGGLNEHDVIALGATTQVDLADGARVKVQ, via the coding sequence ATGGCTGCTCAGGAATCAAAATCGTCGCGTCTCTGGATCTGGATCGTCCTCCTTGTGGTCGTCATCGCAGCCGCTGTGTACTTCTCCCGCGGCCGTGAAGTGACCCCCATCCGCACCGCCACGGCAGAACGCCAGAACCTGCTGAGCACCATTTCGACCAACGGTAAGGTCGAACCGATGGAAGACTTCCAGGCGCATGCGCCCGGTCCGGTTCTCGTCGAAAAGCTGATGGTTTCGCTGGGCCAGCACGTGGCTGCGAACCAGGAGCTGATGCGCCTCGACACCGCCGACGTCCAGAGCAAGGTCGCTCAGGCGCAAGCCTCCGTCGCGCAGTCGGAAAACAGCCTGCAGAACCTGCAGAAGGGTGGCTCGCAGGAAGAACTGCTCAGCTCCAGCTCGGACCTGAAGACTGCGCAGCAGCAGGCGGCCTCAGCCCAGGCTTCGCTGAACACCATGCAGTCGCTTCAGGCCAAGGGTTCGGTATCGCCCGCGGAGGTTGCCAGCGCGCGTCAGCGCCTGAACGACGCCAATACCCGCGTCGCCGTGCTGCAATCCCGGTCCACCTCGCGCTACAGCTCGTCCGACATCTCCTCGCAGAAGGCGCAGGTCACGCAATCGCGCGCCGCTCTCGCCGCCGCGCAGAAGGCCTATTCGGACTTCGACATTCGCGCGCCCTTCTCGGGCACGGTCTACTCCCTGCCCGTCTCGCAGTATGACTTCGTGCAGGCAGGTGAAGCCCTGCTCGACGTCGCCGACCTCTCGCGCCTTCAAGTGCGCGCCTACTTCGACGAGCCGGAAATCGGCAAGCTGGCCGTCGGTCAGACCGTCAAGATCGTCTGGGACGCCAAGCTGAACCGCGTCTGGCACGGCCACATCTCGCAGGCGCCCACGACCGTCATCACCTACGGCACGCGTAACGTTGGCGAATGCCTGATCACCGTCGATGACCCCAGCGATGACCTGCTGCCGAACACAAACGTCACCGTGACCGTCACGACCTCCGAGCGCAAGGACGTCCTCAGTGTTCCGCGCGAGGCCCTGCACACCGAAGGCACCACGAACTACGTCTTCCGCATCCTGAACAATCGCCTCGTACGCACGAACGTCCAGGTGGGTGTCGTCAACCTCACCCGCGTCGAGATCACCGGCGGTCTGAACGAGCACGACGTGATCGCCCTGGGCGCTACCACGCAGGTGGACCTCGCCGACGGCGCTCGCGTCAAGGTCCAGTAA
- a CDS encoding tetratricopeptide repeat protein — MPNLRQLVSIALLAAVSCAAHAADLGSAEKLLVHGQLDEALTELNSLPATPAQKLLLCRTHFAAHHIDQAVASCEAAVAAHTSAASVDWLGRAYGLQADHSGPLSGMKLAGKVRSTFERAVDLDPKYHPAVDDLTDFYVAAPGMVGGGTDKANALGHRVEAMLPQSAHRAFGLAAEKDHDYGTAEREFRAAVAVSGDSGAWTDLGFYYGHRKQYDQSFDALQKGVAAAHNSGNSLVDAAQILIEQKRHLDLAERWLRQYLSATAGQTDGQPVPSVHVILGKLLAKRGNKDAARQEYNAALALVANYEPAQKALNSL; from the coding sequence GTGCCCAACCTTCGCCAACTCGTTTCCATCGCTCTGCTCGCCGCAGTCTCGTGCGCTGCTCATGCGGCTGATCTCGGCTCCGCAGAAAAGCTGCTTGTGCACGGCCAGCTAGATGAAGCTCTTACCGAGCTGAACTCGCTGCCCGCAACGCCGGCGCAGAAACTCCTGCTTTGCCGCACGCACTTCGCCGCACACCATATCGATCAAGCCGTTGCCAGCTGTGAAGCCGCGGTCGCCGCGCACACGTCAGCCGCGAGCGTGGACTGGCTCGGTCGCGCTTACGGCCTGCAGGCCGATCATTCCGGGCCGCTCTCCGGCATGAAGCTCGCGGGCAAGGTTCGCAGCACCTTTGAGCGCGCCGTGGACCTCGATCCGAAGTACCACCCCGCCGTCGATGACCTCACCGACTTCTACGTCGCGGCTCCAGGCATGGTCGGCGGCGGCACGGACAAGGCCAATGCTCTCGGCCATCGCGTTGAAGCCATGCTGCCTCAGTCCGCGCACCGTGCTTTCGGCCTTGCCGCCGAGAAGGACCACGACTACGGCACCGCCGAACGCGAATTTCGCGCCGCCGTGGCGGTGTCTGGCGACTCCGGCGCATGGACCGACCTCGGTTTCTACTACGGCCACCGCAAGCAGTACGACCAGAGCTTCGACGCGCTGCAGAAAGGCGTCGCTGCCGCGCACAATTCGGGCAATTCCCTCGTCGATGCCGCGCAAATCCTGATCGAACAGAAGCGCCACCTCGACCTCGCCGAGCGCTGGCTGCGCCAATACCTTTCCGCCACTGCCGGGCAGACGGACGGCCAGCCAGTTCCCAGCGTTCACGTCATCCTTGGCAAACTGCTCGCCAAGCGCGGTAACAAAGACGCGGCCCGCCAGGAATACAACGCGGCACTCGCTCTGGTTGCCAACTACGAACCCGCCCAAAAGGCTCTAAACTCCTTATAA
- a CDS encoding TolC family protein, whose product MQRRFLHAALGFAIATVASTAYAQISLSSAVDLALRSDPRVQSARADADKARATLSEAKSAYVPVVGAVGGVGKGTGVPLSVPTIFTISAQSLVWNASQVDYIRAAHFGWNATQFALQQAEDDVAEDAVYTYLALNNAQQRKAAAQRALDHAAKLVRITQDRVNSGVDAHIELPRAHRTMIGIQLQMLTTDSEVAQLSDHLARLTGLNGSQPSTESDTIPSIPDVATLTSEHLPPETISPALEAAQANERAKMSQASADSKYLYRPIVGFGANYARITTDFSSYSTYYPAFKKDDLSRNSLSLGIQINLPLLDQTHRAKARESAAEARKAHFDALRARDQFMEGRLKLKTSATELELNAEAAQDDVDEARDTLETVLIQLRPEAGEVSNGQAPLTPKDEEKARLNIAQKELDLLKAKQQLLQTEVSLMRQTGQLSSWLRTAIH is encoded by the coding sequence ATGCAACGACGCTTTCTACACGCCGCGCTTGGATTCGCCATCGCCACGGTCGCCTCCACCGCTTACGCACAGATTTCGCTCTCCTCCGCCGTAGACCTCGCGCTGCGCTCGGACCCGCGCGTACAGTCCGCCCGCGCCGATGCGGACAAGGCCCGCGCTACGCTCTCAGAAGCGAAGTCTGCCTACGTCCCCGTCGTCGGAGCCGTTGGTGGCGTCGGCAAAGGCACCGGCGTGCCGCTTTCCGTGCCGACGATCTTCACGATCTCCGCGCAATCGCTCGTCTGGAACGCCTCGCAGGTTGACTATATTCGCGCCGCACACTTCGGCTGGAACGCCACCCAGTTCGCGCTCCAGCAGGCAGAAGACGACGTCGCCGAAGACGCGGTGTACACCTACCTCGCGCTGAACAACGCGCAACAACGCAAAGCCGCCGCACAACGCGCGCTCGACCACGCAGCCAAGCTCGTCCGCATCACACAGGACCGCGTGAACTCCGGCGTTGACGCGCACATCGAGCTGCCGCGTGCACACCGCACCATGATTGGCATCCAGCTCCAGATGCTCACCACCGACTCCGAGGTTGCGCAGCTCTCCGACCATCTTGCGCGCCTCACCGGCCTGAACGGCTCGCAACCCTCGACCGAATCGGACACAATCCCGTCCATTCCCGATGTGGCAACGCTGACCTCCGAGCACCTTCCTCCCGAGACCATCAGCCCGGCGCTCGAGGCCGCACAGGCCAACGAACGTGCCAAGATGTCGCAGGCCAGCGCGGATTCAAAGTATCTCTATCGCCCCATCGTCGGCTTCGGCGCAAACTACGCCCGCATTACCACCGACTTTTCCAGCTATTCGACCTATTACCCGGCCTTCAAGAAGGATGATCTGAGCCGCAACTCTCTTTCCCTCGGCATCCAGATCAACCTTCCGCTGCTCGACCAGACGCACCGCGCCAAAGCCCGCGAGTCTGCCGCAGAAGCCCGCAAGGCGCACTTCGACGCCCTCCGCGCTCGCGACCAGTTCATGGAGGGACGCCTGAAGCTGAAGACCTCAGCGACCGAGCTTGAGTTGAACGCCGAAGCCGCGCAGGATGACGTCGATGAGGCTCGCGATACGCTGGAAACCGTTTTGATTCAGCTACGTCCGGAGGCTGGCGAGGTGAGCAATGGCCAGGCTCCCCTCACGCCGAAGGACGAGGAAAAGGCTCGCCTTAACATCGCCCAGAAGGAGCTTGACCTGCTCAAGGCCAAGCAACAGCTTCTGCAGACCGAAGTGTCGCTGATGCGCCAGACCGGCCAGCTTTCGAGCTGGCTCCGCACAGCCATCCACTAG
- the recJ gene encoding single-stranded-DNA-specific exonuclease RecJ, protein MSDPAVPAPEWLTLAERNEASASLAQQLGVPAGIAALLLCRGLDTVEKAQDFLSPSIAQLHSPLRMLGISTAVKRLRAALLAREPILIYGDYDVDGTVATVLLKTAIERAAQSLGVTADVRYHIPHRIREGYGIRTSRLAEAADEGVRLVVSVDTGIRAFAAADEAKRVGLDLIVTDHHLPDTGEGVPDALAVINPNQPDDTYPYKDLCGAAVSYKLAQALMESTADDDELARIRTRILPSFLKLLAIASIADSVPLTGENRVIASLGLLELRKPAQSGLRTLMELAQIDLARPISSFDVGFRIAPRINAAGRMDVASDVVEMFLTRDAALARSLAEKLHSLNDDRRATEAEALREIEARLEQLAASEEGLAAALVLDDEASASPWHRGVVGILASRVVDRTASPALVLTHEAHEDGTSSAHGSGRSIAGFHLLDAITAAHAEHREATGQPLFDRFGGHAHAVGFALPSSNVAALRERLAAYAAIHRPAVPVIEPVECDLEITLDELNDEFFAALERLGPFGNSAPEPTFLTRNLRLAQAWRVIKDKHLRLTLEDPQDGRRLGGMAWSRARTDFVALARQSQWAQGSALDVVYRLRRNWHPDFGGWEMEILALRNTTFLR, encoded by the coding sequence CATCGCCGCGCTGCTGCTTTGCCGCGGTCTCGACACCGTCGAAAAAGCACAGGACTTCCTCTCGCCAAGCATCGCGCAACTGCATTCGCCGCTGCGTATGCTCGGCATCAGCACCGCTGTCAAACGCCTCCGCGCCGCGCTGCTCGCCCGCGAACCCATCCTCATCTACGGCGACTACGACGTCGATGGCACCGTCGCGACCGTGCTGCTCAAGACAGCGATCGAACGCGCCGCGCAGTCTCTCGGCGTCACCGCCGACGTGCGTTACCACATCCCGCATCGCATCCGCGAAGGCTACGGCATCCGCACCTCGCGCCTCGCCGAAGCCGCCGACGAAGGCGTGCGACTCGTCGTCTCGGTGGATACCGGCATCCGAGCCTTTGCCGCTGCCGATGAAGCCAAACGGGTTGGCCTCGACCTTATCGTCACCGACCATCACCTGCCCGACACCGGCGAAGGTGTCCCCGACGCGCTCGCGGTCATCAACCCCAACCAGCCCGACGACACCTATCCCTACAAGGATCTCTGCGGAGCTGCGGTCAGCTACAAGCTCGCGCAGGCGCTTATGGAGTCCACCGCCGACGACGACGAACTCGCGCGCATCCGCACACGCATTCTGCCGAGCTTCCTGAAGCTGCTCGCGATCGCGTCCATCGCAGATTCCGTGCCGCTCACCGGCGAAAACCGGGTCATCGCGTCGCTCGGCCTGCTGGAGCTCCGCAAGCCCGCGCAATCCGGCCTGCGTACGCTCATGGAACTCGCCCAGATCGATCTCGCACGCCCGATCTCGAGCTTCGATGTCGGCTTCCGCATCGCCCCGCGCATCAACGCTGCCGGACGCATGGACGTCGCCTCCGACGTCGTCGAGATGTTCCTCACGCGCGACGCCGCACTCGCCCGCTCGCTCGCCGAAAAGCTCCACAGCCTCAACGACGATCGCCGTGCTACCGAGGCGGAGGCCCTGCGCGAGATTGAAGCGCGCCTCGAACAGCTCGCCGCCAGCGAAGAAGGCCTGGCCGCCGCTCTGGTGCTCGACGACGAAGCCTCCGCCAGCCCCTGGCACCGCGGCGTCGTCGGCATTCTCGCTTCGCGCGTCGTCGACCGCACCGCCTCTCCCGCGCTCGTGCTCACGCATGAAGCGCATGAGGATGGCACCAGCAGCGCACACGGCTCCGGCAGGTCTATCGCGGGCTTCCACCTGCTCGATGCCATCACCGCCGCGCACGCCGAGCACCGCGAGGCCACCGGACAGCCGCTCTTTGACCGCTTCGGCGGACATGCCCACGCCGTCGGCTTCGCGCTGCCCAGCTCCAATGTGGCAGCACTGCGAGAGCGCCTCGCCGCTTACGCCGCCATCCACCGGCCGGCTGTTCCGGTCATCGAACCTGTCGAGTGCGATCTCGAAATCACGCTCGACGAGTTGAACGACGAGTTCTTCGCGGCTCTCGAACGCCTGGGTCCTTTCGGCAACTCCGCGCCGGAGCCGACCTTCCTTACCCGCAACCTCCGCCTCGCGCAGGCCTGGCGGGTCATCAAGGACAAGCACCTTCGCCTTACGCTCGAAGATCCGCAGGATGGCAGACGTCTTGGCGGCATGGCCTGGTCACGTGCCCGAACCGACTTCGTGGCCCTCGCGCGTCAGTCGCAGTGGGCACAGGGCTCGGCGCTCGACGTCGTCTACCGCCTCCGTCGCAACTGGCACCCCGACTTCGGCGGCTGGGAGATGGAAATTCTCGCACTCCGCAACACCACGTTCCTCCGCTGA
- the hpnJ gene encoding hopanoid biosynthesis associated radical SAM protein HpnJ, whose translation MKPLKTLLLNPPSFENFDGGASSRWPATREIESYWYPVWLTYPAGMLEGSRLLDAPPHHVSAQETIEIAKDYEFLVLFTSTVGWSSDHALANAIKAAHPTIKIAFVGPPVTTDPERALNECAAIDFICRREFDYTIVDFANRKPINEILGLSYKDENGVIQHNPDRPQVEDLDAMPWATKIYQRDLDVTKYNVPFLLHPYIALYSTRGCPAQCTFCLWPQTLSGHAWRKRSTDDVAAEMKWAKEAFPHVKEFFFDDDTFNIQQGRTIELCEKLKPLGLTWSCTSRVTTSYETLKAMKEAGCRLLIVGFESGDPQILKNIKKGATVERAREFVKNCHDLGLVIHADFILGLPGETKESIRNTIEFAKQLDCETIQVSIAHAFPGTEFYDFADKNNYITNKDMNDHGGHQMAHIEYPGLPVDYVMEMVHKFYDEYYFRPKAAFRVVWKAIVNRDVPRLYEEAKSYMKLRKERNDMVRKAREDASTKAQETTSMNA comes from the coding sequence GTGAAGCCCCTAAAGACACTGCTCCTGAACCCGCCTTCCTTTGAGAACTTTGACGGTGGCGCCAGCTCCCGCTGGCCTGCTACTCGCGAGATCGAATCTTACTGGTACCCCGTTTGGCTGACCTATCCGGCTGGCATGCTCGAAGGCTCGCGCCTTCTCGATGCTCCGCCGCATCACGTCTCCGCGCAGGAAACCATCGAGATCGCTAAGGACTACGAGTTCCTCGTGCTCTTTACCTCGACGGTGGGCTGGTCCAGCGATCACGCGCTCGCCAACGCCATCAAGGCTGCGCACCCGACCATCAAGATCGCCTTTGTCGGACCGCCGGTCACCACCGACCCCGAGCGTGCGCTCAACGAGTGCGCGGCGATCGACTTCATCTGCCGTCGTGAGTTCGACTACACCATCGTCGACTTCGCGAACCGCAAGCCGATCAACGAGATTCTCGGCCTCTCCTACAAGGACGAGAATGGCGTGATCCAGCACAACCCGGACCGCCCGCAGGTCGAAGACCTCGATGCGATGCCCTGGGCGACCAAGATCTATCAGCGTGACCTCGACGTCACCAAGTACAACGTGCCGTTCCTGCTGCACCCCTACATCGCGCTGTACTCCACGCGCGGCTGCCCGGCGCAGTGCACCTTCTGCCTCTGGCCGCAGACGCTCTCCGGCCACGCTTGGCGCAAGCGCTCGACCGACGACGTCGCCGCTGAAATGAAGTGGGCGAAGGAAGCCTTCCCGCATGTGAAGGAATTCTTCTTCGACGACGACACCTTCAACATTCAGCAGGGCCGCACGATCGAGCTCTGCGAGAAGTTGAAGCCGCTCGGCCTCACCTGGAGCTGCACCTCGCGTGTGACCACCAGCTACGAGACCCTGAAGGCGATGAAGGAAGCGGGCTGCCGCCTGCTCATCGTGGGCTTCGAGTCCGGCGATCCGCAGATCCTGAAGAACATCAAGAAGGGTGCCACCGTCGAGCGCGCACGCGAGTTCGTCAAGAACTGCCACGACCTCGGCCTCGTCATCCATGCCGACTTCATCCTCGGCCTGCCGGGCGAAACCAAGGAATCAATCCGCAACACGATCGAGTTCGCCAAGCAGCTTGATTGCGAAACGATTCAGGTTTCCATCGCGCACGCTTTCCCCGGCACCGAGTTCTACGACTTCGCCGACAAGAACAACTACATCACCAACAAGGACATGAACGACCACGGCGGTCACCAGATGGCTCACATCGAGTACCCTGGCCTGCCTGTCGATTACGTCATGGAGATGGTGCACAAGTTCTACGACGAATACTACTTCCGTCCCAAGGCTGCGTTCCGCGTGGTCTGGAAGGCGATCGTGAACCGCGACGTTCCCCGTCTCTACGAGGAAGCCAAGAGCTACATGAAGCTGCGCAAGGAGCGCAACGACATGGTGCGCAAGGCCCGCGAGGACGCTTCGACCAAGGCTCAGGAAACGACCTCAATGAACGCGTAG